A portion of the Rhodanobacter sp. AS-Z3 genome contains these proteins:
- a CDS encoding nitrous oxide reductase family maturation protein NosD, translated as MASTVHAEDDLQHLVAAAAPGTVIKVAPGVHHVHLVLDRAVTLEGQSGAILDGDGQGDVVRIRVAGVTLRNLTIRNSGRDLTAMNAGVYIEKDVDGAVIENNRIKDILFGVYLDGPQHVRVIGNVITGIAELRMPDRGDGIHLWNDAWCEIRDNDVSGTRDGIYDYVSHDDLIVNNHIHEVRYGVHQMYTKQETLQGNISSNNVGGMALMSSSHMRVIDNHLVNDSTYGILFNYVTYSDISHNEIRDITGDFTGDGQVMEGAEGKALFVYNSEFNRIHDNLLADSPIGVHITAGSQDNHVYGNAFVNNRTQVKYVQNVADEWSVDGKGNYWSNYLGWDLDGDGVGDVPYRPNDGVDVLLWKYPSARVLMSSPSVLLMRYVQRAFPVFTPPAVQDSHPLMRIPEKLRASADEPRR; from the coding sequence ATGGCATCGACGGTTCACGCTGAAGATGATCTGCAACATCTCGTTGCCGCGGCAGCACCTGGCACGGTCATCAAGGTCGCCCCCGGGGTGCATCACGTACATCTCGTGCTTGACCGAGCGGTCACTCTGGAGGGTCAGTCCGGCGCCATTCTCGATGGCGATGGCCAGGGCGACGTCGTGCGAATCCGGGTCGCCGGGGTCACCCTGCGCAACCTGACGATTCGCAACTCCGGTCGTGACCTCACGGCGATGAATGCGGGCGTCTATATCGAAAAGGATGTGGACGGTGCGGTCATCGAGAACAACCGGATCAAGGACATCCTTTTCGGCGTGTACCTGGACGGCCCGCAGCATGTGCGGGTGATCGGCAACGTCATCACCGGTATCGCCGAACTGCGCATGCCTGATCGCGGTGACGGCATCCATCTGTGGAACGACGCCTGGTGCGAGATCAGGGACAACGATGTGTCCGGAACGCGCGATGGCATTTATGACTACGTGAGCCACGACGACCTGATCGTCAACAACCATATCCATGAGGTCAGGTACGGCGTGCACCAGATGTATACCAAGCAGGAAACCCTGCAGGGCAATATCAGTTCGAACAACGTCGGTGGCATGGCCTTGATGAGTTCCAGTCACATGCGCGTGATCGACAACCATCTGGTGAATGATTCCACCTACGGCATCCTGTTCAACTATGTCACCTACAGTGACATCAGCCATAACGAGATCCGCGACATCACCGGTGATTTCACCGGGGATGGGCAAGTGATGGAGGGCGCCGAGGGCAAGGCGCTGTTCGTCTACAACTCCGAGTTCAACCGCATTCACGACAATTTGCTGGCCGACTCGCCAATCGGCGTTCACATCACCGCCGGCTCGCAGGACAACCACGTTTACGGCAACGCCTTCGTCAACAATCGCACGCAGGTGAAGTACGTGCAGAACGTGGCCGACGAATGGTCGGTCGATGGCAAGGGCAACTACTGGAGCAATTATCTCGGCTGGGATCTCGACGGCGACGGCGTCGGTGATGTGCCTTATCGGCCGAACGACGGCGTCGATGTGTTGCTGTGGAAGTACCCGAGCGCGCGCGTGTTGATGTCCAGCCCGTCCGTGCTGCTGATGCGCTACGTGCAGCGCGCGTTCCCGGTGTTCACCCCACCGGCTGTGCAGGACAGTCACCCCTTGATGCGTATTCCCGAAAAACTGCGAGCGAGCGCCGATGAACCACGCCGTTGA
- a CDS encoding NosR/NirI family protein — protein sequence MRALLIKNSGRRASRFGSRLLMLGMACLLMLVSLDAVAGIDQKFPEVKGYFPAATRFDDITGKPPAAAVYNGDKVIGYVFESVMVAPVPAYSGDPVNILVAIDQNGKILGTKVLQQNEPILLVGIPVQRLYDFVARYIGHNVKDQIVVGGSSAPGSIKIDAISSATVTSMVVNETIMNAALEVAVSRNLVSGRKPTASAPATIKTDYFKPSDWTQLTGNGAFRRLHLDRGMVADAFKGQPESGLIDDPTAPVAGREKDEFIDLYYADITPPTVGRNLLGASGYATMMQGLKPGDEAVAVVANGLYSFKGVGYVRGGVFDRLHVMQAGKLFLFKDSDFVVLDQPDLAGMPSFNEKGIFILRHGQGFNPGAPWTLQLLVNRQVGPLKSIYNTFSGSYQIPADYVTQPTVSPIPDDAPLWVKIWYAKRFQIAVLVAGLFFLSLILVFQDWVVKRPKLLERVRVGFLIYTVVFIGWYGLAQLSVVNILTFVNSVMHGFHWTTFLMDPLIFILWTFVAVSLLLVGRGVYCGWLCPFGAMQVLINKLAVKFKVPQLEPPSYVHERLWAIKYVILLFLFGLSLQSVGLAERFAEIEPFKTAVTLHFMRSWGYVLFAVGLLAAAAFTNKIYCRYVCPLGAGLAVSGRWRLFEWLRRRKECGHPCQVCAVECEVRAISPLGPINYNECHYCLDCQVTYNNDRKCPPLVERRKKREKREGASRPLPTPVFVVGAEDADTPAEVHE from the coding sequence ATGCGCGCCCTGTTGATCAAGAATTCGGGTCGCCGCGCGAGTCGTTTTGGCAGCCGGCTGTTGATGCTGGGCATGGCCTGCCTGCTGATGCTGGTATCGCTGGACGCGGTGGCCGGCATCGATCAGAAATTCCCCGAGGTGAAGGGCTACTTCCCTGCCGCCACGCGCTTTGATGACATCACCGGCAAGCCGCCGGCCGCTGCCGTCTACAACGGCGACAAGGTGATCGGTTACGTGTTCGAGTCGGTGATGGTGGCGCCGGTGCCGGCGTACTCGGGTGATCCGGTCAACATCCTGGTGGCGATCGACCAGAACGGAAAGATTCTCGGCACCAAGGTGCTCCAGCAGAACGAGCCCATCCTGCTGGTCGGCATTCCGGTGCAAAGGTTGTACGACTTTGTGGCGCGCTACATCGGCCACAACGTGAAGGACCAGATCGTGGTCGGTGGCAGCAGTGCGCCGGGCTCGATAAAGATCGACGCGATCAGCAGTGCCACCGTGACCTCGATGGTGGTCAATGAGACGATCATGAACGCCGCGCTGGAAGTGGCCGTGTCGCGGAATCTCGTCAGCGGGCGCAAGCCCACTGCCAGTGCGCCGGCGACGATCAAGACCGACTACTTCAAACCGTCGGACTGGACGCAGCTGACCGGCAATGGCGCGTTTCGCCGACTGCATCTTGATCGCGGCATGGTCGCTGATGCGTTCAAGGGCCAGCCGGAGAGTGGCCTGATCGATGATCCCACCGCGCCGGTAGCTGGTCGCGAGAAAGATGAGTTCATCGATCTCTACTACGCGGATATCACGCCGCCCACGGTGGGTCGTAACCTGCTGGGTGCTTCGGGTTACGCCACCATGATGCAGGGCCTCAAGCCGGGTGACGAGGCCGTCGCGGTGGTCGCCAACGGGCTGTACTCGTTCAAGGGCGTCGGCTATGTGCGCGGCGGCGTGTTCGACCGGCTGCATGTGATGCAGGCGGGCAAGCTGTTCCTGTTCAAGGACAGCGACTTCGTGGTGCTGGACCAGCCGGATCTGGCGGGGATGCCGTCGTTCAACGAGAAGGGCATCTTCATCCTGCGCCACGGGCAAGGCTTCAATCCCGGTGCACCCTGGACGCTGCAGTTGCTGGTGAACCGGCAGGTGGGTCCGCTGAAAAGCATCTACAACACGTTTTCGGGCAGCTATCAGATACCGGCCGACTACGTCACCCAGCCCACGGTCAGTCCGATCCCGGATGACGCACCGCTGTGGGTGAAGATCTGGTACGCCAAGCGCTTCCAGATCGCCGTGCTGGTGGCCGGACTGTTCTTCCTGTCGCTGATCCTGGTTTTCCAGGACTGGGTGGTCAAGCGGCCAAAGCTGCTGGAGCGCGTCCGCGTCGGCTTCCTGATCTACACCGTGGTGTTCATTGGTTGGTATGGCCTGGCCCAGTTGTCGGTGGTCAACATTCTCACCTTCGTCAATTCGGTGATGCACGGCTTCCACTGGACCACGTTCCTGATGGACCCGCTGATCTTCATCCTGTGGACCTTCGTGGCAGTGTCGCTGCTGTTGGTGGGACGCGGCGTGTACTGCGGCTGGCTGTGTCCGTTCGGCGCCATGCAGGTGCTAATCAACAAGCTGGCGGTGAAGTTCAAGGTGCCGCAACTGGAGCCGCCGTCGTACGTGCATGAGCGGCTGTGGGCGATCAAGTACGTGATCCTGCTGTTTCTGTTCGGCCTGTCGCTGCAGTCGGTGGGCCTGGCCGAGCGCTTCGCGGAAATCGAGCCGTTCAAGACCGCAGTTACGCTGCACTTCATGCGGTCGTGGGGCTACGTGCTGTTCGCCGTGGGCCTGCTGGCCGCAGCGGCCTTCACCAACAAGATCTATTGCCGCTACGTCTGCCCGCTGGGTGCCGGGTTGGCGGTTTCGGGGCGCTGGCGCCTGTTCGAGTGGCTGCGTCGGCGCAAGGAGTGCGGACATCCCTGCCAGGTCTGCGCGGTCGAGTGCGAGGTGAGGGCGATCAGCCCGCTGGGTCCGATCAACTACAACGAGTGTCACTACTGCCTGGATTGCCAGGTCACCTACAACAACGATCGCAAATGTCCACCACTGGTCGAGCGTCGCAAGAAGCGCGAGAAGCGCGAGGGCGCGTCGCGCCCGCTGCCGACGCCGGTATTCGTGGTGGGTGCGGAAGATGCCGATACGCCGGCGGAAGTACACGAGTAG
- a CDS encoding nitrous oxide reductase accessory protein NosL → MYNAYRHRKPSRFAARDGLLAVLVTLLLAACGSNQPPPQQDALDIDKGDACAVCGMYIDAGPGPRGEAWVQGYKAPLKFGSTRDFFAYVLDPENQTRLQQLLVQDSAQINWQHPSNAAATFVDARSAWYVAWQPLTGLMGPTFASFAARQDADAFMRAHGGELLRFSEVTPQLTSLLGSACPVPGSPAAPLAKACVAAPHAASGSPLAAQDEHFDLLHRRHTDPLETDPAAPGHQHAVADDRAH, encoded by the coding sequence ATGTACAACGCATATCGGCATCGCAAGCCTTCCCGCTTCGCTGCCCGTGATGGCTTGCTGGCGGTGCTTGTCACCCTGTTGCTTGCGGCCTGCGGCAGCAACCAGCCCCCGCCGCAACAGGACGCACTGGACATCGACAAGGGTGATGCCTGTGCGGTTTGCGGGATGTATATCGATGCCGGGCCGGGTCCGCGCGGCGAGGCGTGGGTGCAGGGATACAAAGCGCCCCTGAAATTCGGTTCGACGCGTGACTTCTTTGCGTACGTGCTGGATCCGGAAAACCAGACCCGACTGCAGCAACTGCTGGTGCAGGACAGTGCGCAAATCAACTGGCAGCATCCCTCGAACGCGGCGGCGACCTTCGTCGATGCGCGTTCGGCCTGGTATGTGGCGTGGCAGCCGCTGACCGGCTTGATGGGTCCGACGTTCGCGTCGTTCGCCGCCCGTCAGGACGCGGATGCCTTCATGCGTGCACATGGTGGTGAGTTGCTGCGTTTTTCCGAGGTGACGCCTCAGCTGACCTCGTTGCTCGGGAGCGCCTGTCCAGTCCCCGGCTCGCCGGCTGCCCCCTTGGCCAAGGCATGTGTCGCGGCACCTCATGCTGCTTCCGGCTCGCCCTTGGCAGCACAGGACGAACACTTCGATCTGTTGCACAGAAGGCACACGGATCCGCTCGAAACAGACCCGGCTGCCCCGGGGCATCAGCACGCTGTAGCTGACGACAGGGCGCACTGA
- a CDS encoding NAD(P)/FAD-dependent oxidoreductase has translation MNDVAIRTDAVIVGAGPAGLFQVFELGLLGLSAHVIDSMPQVGGQCIELYPDKPIYDIPAVPACTGRELIELLQVQIRPFAPQFHLDETVSLVRRMDTGRFEVATNTGTRFDTGVVIIAGGLGAFSPRLLDMPEAASLVGKSLHYKVTDPQFFDGKDMVIAGGGDAALDWSLALIDRARSIVLVHRSSKFRAAPAHVKRMQELCDEGRMQFLEGDIVGLETAEDQLKSVRVRVGSGVVRRIETEQLLVLWGLHPALGPIAEWGLTLEYHQLAVDNATFQTSTPGIFAVGDVNSYPGKKKLILSGFHEAALCAFAVGEYLTPGKKVPLQYTTTSPLMRRRLGVSVDVDADFAGVTPQTPSSAAPKPLAGP, from the coding sequence GTGAATGATGTGGCGATTCGTACCGACGCGGTTATCGTCGGAGCTGGTCCGGCAGGTCTGTTTCAGGTATTCGAGCTCGGATTGCTCGGGTTGAGTGCGCATGTCATCGACTCGATGCCGCAGGTCGGTGGTCAGTGCATCGAGCTCTATCCGGACAAGCCGATCTATGACATTCCGGCCGTGCCTGCGTGCACGGGGCGAGAGTTGATCGAGCTCCTGCAAGTGCAGATCCGGCCCTTCGCACCGCAGTTTCATCTGGACGAGACGGTCTCGCTGGTGCGGCGCATGGACACCGGCCGTTTCGAAGTTGCCACGAATACCGGTACGCGCTTCGACACGGGCGTGGTGATCATCGCCGGCGGGCTGGGCGCGTTCTCGCCGCGCCTGCTCGACATGCCGGAGGCTGCCAGCCTCGTCGGCAAGTCGCTGCACTACAAGGTCACGGATCCCCAATTCTTCGACGGCAAGGATATGGTCATCGCCGGTGGTGGCGATGCCGCACTGGACTGGAGCCTGGCGCTGATCGATCGTGCACGCAGCATTGTGCTGGTACATCGGTCCTCCAAATTCCGCGCAGCGCCGGCCCACGTCAAGCGTATGCAGGAACTGTGCGATGAAGGTCGCATGCAGTTTCTCGAAGGTGACATCGTGGGGCTGGAGACAGCGGAGGATCAGCTCAAGTCGGTGCGTGTGCGCGTGGGCAGCGGCGTGGTGCGGCGCATCGAGACGGAGCAGTTGCTGGTGTTATGGGGACTGCACCCCGCGCTCGGCCCGATCGCCGAATGGGGACTGACGCTGGAGTATCACCAGCTAGCGGTCGACAACGCCACGTTCCAGACCTCGACGCCAGGCATTTTCGCGGTGGGCGACGTCAACAGCTATCCGGGCAAGAAGAAGCTGATCCTGTCGGGCTTCCATGAAGCGGCATTGTGTGCGTTCGCCGTCGGCGAATACCTGACTCCCGGCAAGAAGGTCCCGTTGCAATACACCACTACCAGTCCGCTCATGCGTCGACGGCTTGGCGTCAGCGTCGATGTTGACGCCGACTTTGCCGGTGTCACTCCGCAAACGCCCAGCTCTGCCGCCCCGAAACCGCTGGCTGGCCCGTGA
- the nosZ gene encoding TAT-dependent nitrous-oxide reductase — MSDKTNDQNPEQNAGQIRALTEDEVASLPGQPGSASRRNFMKVSALAGLAGAGGVLLAGCGRAAPGEHAATGKAHADEHEKHADDHEKKLESHEVAPGKLDEYYGFWSGGQSGEMRIVGLPSFRELMRIPVFNTDFAVGWGITNESKRVLGEKFPRGGDLHHPHMSQTGGHYDGRYLFMNDKAGTRVARIRCDVMRCDKITKIPNVQAIHGMRVQREPRTGYVFANAEFRIPSPNDGRDLDDPKKYQTMFSAIDGDTMEMAWQVIVDGNLDNTDCDYEGKYAASTCYNSEGAVDLAGMMQSERDWVVVFNIARIEAAVKAGKFKTIGTSKVPVVDGRHGSDLTMYIPVPKSPHGLNASPDGKYFAANGKLSPTVSLMAWSKVDDYFAGKLKDPRDAVVAEPQLGLGPLHTAYDGRGNAYTTLFIDSQMAKWNIQDAIDDYAGKKTNYLRQKLDVAYQPGHNHTSLGETRDADGKWLVSLNKFSKDRFLATGPLHPDLDQLIDISGDQMVLVADEPVYSEPHDAVIIPAKMLAGKIKRKWERNDPFFAETVAQAKKHGVTLESDSKVIREGNKVFVYMTSSAPKYGLDSFKVKKGDEVTIVVTNVDTIEDLSHGFCLTDYDLNMEISPQETSSVTFVADKPGVHWYYCTFFCHALHLEMRGRMLVEA; from the coding sequence ATGAGCGACAAGACCAACGACCAGAACCCGGAACAAAATGCCGGCCAGATCAGGGCACTGACCGAAGACGAGGTCGCGTCCTTGCCTGGCCAGCCGGGAAGCGCGTCGCGACGCAATTTCATGAAGGTCAGTGCGCTGGCGGGGCTGGCCGGGGCGGGCGGTGTCTTGCTGGCCGGCTGTGGTCGCGCTGCGCCGGGCGAACACGCGGCGACGGGCAAAGCCCATGCGGACGAACACGAAAAGCATGCGGATGACCACGAAAAGAAGTTGGAAAGCCACGAGGTGGCCCCCGGCAAGCTGGACGAGTACTACGGCTTCTGGAGCGGCGGCCAATCCGGCGAGATGCGCATCGTGGGTCTGCCATCGTTCCGCGAGTTGATGCGGATACCGGTGTTCAACACCGACTTCGCGGTCGGCTGGGGCATCACCAACGAGAGCAAGCGCGTGCTGGGCGAGAAGTTCCCGCGCGGTGGCGATCTGCATCACCCGCACATGAGTCAGACCGGCGGTCACTATGACGGGCGCTACCTGTTCATGAACGACAAGGCGGGCACCCGTGTGGCGCGCATCCGCTGCGATGTCATGCGTTGCGACAAGATCACCAAGATCCCGAACGTGCAGGCCATCCACGGCATGCGCGTGCAGCGTGAACCGCGTACCGGCTATGTGTTCGCCAACGCGGAATTCCGGATTCCCAGCCCGAATGACGGCCGCGACCTGGACGATCCGAAGAAATACCAAACCATGTTCTCGGCCATCGATGGCGACACCATGGAGATGGCGTGGCAAGTCATTGTCGACGGCAACCTGGACAATACCGATTGCGATTACGAGGGCAAGTACGCCGCCTCCACCTGCTACAACAGCGAAGGCGCGGTTGACCTGGCCGGCATGATGCAGAGCGAGCGCGACTGGGTGGTGGTGTTCAACATTGCGCGCATCGAGGCCGCGGTGAAAGCAGGCAAGTTCAAGACGATCGGCACGTCCAAGGTACCAGTGGTGGATGGTCGCCATGGTTCGGACCTGACCATGTACATCCCGGTACCGAAGAGTCCGCATGGCCTCAACGCCAGCCCGGATGGCAAGTACTTCGCCGCCAACGGCAAGTTGTCGCCCACCGTGAGCCTGATGGCGTGGAGCAAGGTCGACGACTACTTCGCCGGCAAGCTGAAGGACCCGCGTGATGCGGTGGTGGCCGAGCCGCAATTGGGCTTGGGACCGTTGCACACCGCCTACGACGGGCGTGGCAATGCGTACACCACGTTGTTCATCGACAGCCAGATGGCGAAGTGGAACATCCAGGATGCGATCGACGACTATGCGGGCAAGAAGACCAACTACCTGCGGCAGAAGCTCGATGTTGCCTATCAGCCGGGCCACAACCACACCTCGCTGGGCGAGACGCGCGACGCCGATGGCAAGTGGCTGGTGTCGCTGAACAAGTTCTCCAAGGACCGGTTCCTGGCGACCGGCCCGTTGCATCCCGACCTTGATCAGCTGATCGACATTTCCGGCGACCAGATGGTGCTGGTGGCGGATGAGCCGGTCTATTCCGAGCCGCATGACGCGGTGATCATCCCGGCCAAGATGCTGGCGGGGAAAATCAAGCGGAAGTGGGAGCGCAACGATCCGTTCTTCGCCGAAACGGTTGCCCAGGCCAAAAAGCACGGCGTCACCCTGGAGAGCGACAGCAAGGTCATCCGCGAGGGCAACAAGGTCTTCGTCTACATGACCAGTTCCGCGCCGAAGTACGGTCTGGACAGCTTCAAGGTGAAGAAGGGCGATGAAGTCACCATCGTGGTCACCAACGTCGACACCATCGAGGACCTGAGCCACGGCTTCTGCCTCACCGACTACGACCTCAACATGGAGATCAGCCCGCAGGAAACTTCGTCGGTGACTTTCGTCGCCGACAAGCCCGGCGTGCATTGGTACTACTGCACCTTCTTCTGCCATGCACTGCATCTGGAGATGCGCGGCCGGATGCTGGTGGAGGCCTGA
- a CDS encoding ABC transporter ATP-binding protein yields MNHAVEISSLAKHYKGVAALAGISTSVPMGKVVGLLGHNGAGKSTLIKLILGLIKPTSGHVEVLGQSPWGSQAVALRRRIGYLPESVAFYGNLTGSEVIRYLANLKRAPRQQTIELLQLVGLDYAKDRRVSTYSKGMRQRLGFAQALLASPELIVLDEPTAGLDPQATRELYDIVGKLRAAGHSVLVSSHVLAELEPHIDSALILRQGEMLAAGSISELRKQSGLPGVVVVQLKDAADPAAFARQTDELGLSQLARPDGRFEIQIAEGGKLALLQRLAADPAIADIVVQEASLARLYDHLGASTKRDAGQTS; encoded by the coding sequence ATGAACCACGCCGTTGAAATCTCCTCGCTGGCCAAGCACTACAAGGGCGTGGCTGCCCTGGCTGGCATATCGACGTCCGTACCAATGGGCAAGGTCGTCGGATTGCTGGGCCACAACGGTGCCGGCAAATCCACCTTGATAAAATTGATCCTCGGGCTGATCAAGCCGACCAGCGGCCACGTCGAGGTGCTGGGGCAATCGCCATGGGGCAGTCAGGCGGTGGCGCTGCGTCGACGTATCGGTTATCTGCCCGAGAGCGTGGCGTTTTACGGCAACCTTACCGGCAGCGAAGTGATCCGTTACCTGGCCAACCTGAAGCGCGCGCCACGACAACAGACCATTGAACTGCTGCAGCTGGTGGGTCTGGACTACGCGAAGGACCGGCGTGTTTCCACGTACTCCAAGGGCATGCGGCAACGCCTCGGTTTTGCCCAGGCCTTGCTGGCCTCGCCGGAGTTGATCGTGCTGGACGAACCCACCGCCGGTCTCGACCCGCAGGCCACGCGCGAGCTCTACGACATCGTGGGCAAGCTGCGCGCCGCAGGACACAGCGTGCTGGTTTCTTCCCACGTGCTGGCCGAGCTTGAGCCACACATTGATAGCGCACTGATACTGCGCCAGGGCGAGATGCTGGCAGCGGGCAGTATCAGCGAGTTGCGCAAGCAATCGGGGCTTCCTGGCGTGGTGGTGGTGCAGCTGAAGGACGCTGCCGATCCCGCGGCGTTCGCGCGGCAGACCGACGAGCTCGGTCTCAGCCAGTTGGCCAGACCCGATGGCCGCTTCGAGATCCAGATTGCCGAAGGAGGCAAGCTGGCGCTGCTGCAACGGCTCGCTGCCGACCCGGCGATTGCGGATATCGTGGTGCAGGAGGCTTCGCTGGCACGATTGTATGACCACCTCGGTGCGAGCACGAAACGAGACGCGGGACAAACATCATGA
- a CDS encoding FAD:protein FMN transferase — translation MHVPVAAEGLGSPSRRKLLKTVAGVAAAAGLVSGAGWFVLRREHNLFEVRREQTLMQTSVAITCLSDDVDQAGVAIDAAFRRMAESVAVLTRFDPVSPVARLNRDGRLDQLPSELREVLQRSLAISAVTEGDFDISVLPVLRYFESMRQPAVLDARAREQIAQRDQLINYRGIVLDAQGVRFSQPGMAVTLDGLAKGYVIDQGIAALQAAGIEYALVDAGGDVRAISGTSLKRQWHVGIVDPGRINQVASIVSLRNAALGTSGNYRIFYSSDKKLFHVINPHTGYSPLNYSSVTVMAETSVDADAMSVAAASIPLPRLREVMAAQNDQWLVFSRDARSSWRSRDLPQVSGQAEVV, via the coding sequence ATGCATGTTCCGGTAGCAGCGGAAGGCTTGGGTTCGCCTTCGCGTCGAAAACTCCTGAAGACCGTTGCCGGCGTGGCGGCAGCGGCCGGGCTGGTCAGCGGGGCGGGTTGGTTCGTGCTTCGGCGCGAACACAATCTGTTCGAGGTGCGCCGGGAACAGACGCTGATGCAGACGTCCGTGGCCATCACCTGCCTGTCGGACGACGTCGACCAGGCGGGCGTTGCGATCGATGCTGCATTCCGCCGCATGGCGGAAAGCGTGGCGGTGCTGACCCGGTTTGATCCGGTCAGCCCGGTGGCGCGTCTGAACCGCGACGGCCGTCTGGATCAGCTGCCGTCCGAGTTGAGAGAGGTTCTGCAGCGGTCGCTGGCGATCTCGGCGGTGACCGAGGGCGACTTCGACATCAGCGTGTTGCCGGTGTTGCGCTATTTCGAATCGATGCGACAGCCTGCGGTACTCGATGCCCGCGCTCGCGAGCAGATCGCTCAACGCGATCAGTTGATCAACTACCGCGGGATCGTGCTGGATGCGCAGGGCGTGCGTTTCAGTCAGCCCGGCATGGCGGTGACGCTGGATGGCCTGGCCAAGGGCTACGTCATCGATCAAGGCATCGCTGCATTGCAGGCTGCCGGTATCGAGTACGCCCTGGTCGATGCCGGCGGCGACGTGCGCGCGATCTCCGGCACCAGCCTGAAGCGGCAATGGCATGTCGGCATCGTCGATCCGGGCAGGATCAATCAGGTTGCGTCCATCGTTTCCCTGCGCAACGCCGCGCTGGGCACGTCTGGCAACTACCGGATTTTCTATTCGTCCGACAAGAAACTGTTCCATGTGATCAACCCGCATACCGGCTACTCGCCACTGAACTATTCCAGCGTCACGGTGATGGCCGAAACCTCGGTGGATGCCGATGCGATGAGCGTGGCCGCTGCCTCGATTCCGCTGCCGCGCTTGCGTGAAGTGATGGCGGCGCAGAACGACCAGTGGCTGGTTTTTTCCAGAGACGCTCGCAGCAGCTGGCGTTCGCGCGACCTGCCGCAGGTTTCCGGCCAGGCAGAGGTGGTCTGA
- a CDS encoding high-potential iron-sulfur protein: MKEITDNINESRRTLIRSGITIAAVGAVAATGLLKAGAARAQAAKASQSVAMYQATPHGADQCDNCIHFIPGKTATDKGTCKVVEGDIAPKGWCVMYARKA, translated from the coding sequence ATGAAAGAGATCACTGACAACATCAATGAAAGTCGTCGTACGCTGATCCGCAGCGGTATCACCATCGCCGCAGTCGGTGCCGTTGCGGCTACCGGCTTGCTGAAGGCCGGGGCCGCACGGGCACAGGCGGCCAAGGCATCCCAGAGCGTGGCGATGTATCAGGCCACCCCGCATGGCGCGGACCAGTGCGACAACTGCATTCACTTCATCCCCGGAAAAACGGCGACGGACAAAGGTACCTGCAAGGTCGTCGAAGGTGACATCGCACCGAAGGGCTGGTGCGTGATGTATGCACGGAAAGCCTGA
- a CDS encoding ABC transporter permease subunit — MNSMAIIAGKEFRDDFRSRWTIAVAVLFTVLALSISYFGGAAAGKVGFTSFDATLASLTTLAAFVVPLIGLLLAHDMVVGEQDNGTLLLVLSYPISRAELVAGKFVGHCAALATATLVGFGVAVAIIQIMQPEARSVAAWLSIGNFVLSASMLGASFVALASVISVTTADKARAAGLALVTWLLTVIIFDLCLLAVLVLSGGSTWEQSVFPRLLYLNPIDIFRLINLTTLGSGSGNELFMGMTATHVYPLWVLYLALLLWVVTPFALAQFLFRRKEV; from the coding sequence ATGAACAGCATGGCGATCATTGCCGGAAAGGAATTCCGCGACGACTTTCGCAGTCGCTGGACGATTGCCGTTGCCGTGCTGTTTACCGTGCTGGCCTTGAGCATCTCCTACTTTGGTGGAGCGGCTGCGGGCAAGGTCGGCTTCACGTCGTTCGATGCCACCCTGGCCAGTCTGACCACGCTGGCCGCCTTCGTGGTGCCGCTGATCGGACTGCTGCTTGCCCACGACATGGTGGTTGGCGAGCAGGACAACGGCACCTTGTTGCTGGTACTCAGTTACCCGATTTCCCGAGCCGAGCTGGTGGCCGGCAAGTTCGTCGGCCATTGCGCCGCGCTGGCCACGGCCACCCTGGTGGGATTCGGCGTGGCCGTGGCGATCATCCAGATCATGCAGCCAGAGGCGCGTTCGGTAGCCGCCTGGCTGAGTATCGGCAACTTCGTGTTGAGCGCGTCCATGCTCGGTGCAAGTTTCGTGGCGCTGGCCAGCGTGATCAGCGTCACCACCGCCGACAAGGCGCGGGCCGCGGGTCTGGCGCTGGTGACCTGGCTGCTCACGGTGATCATCTTCGATCTGTGTCTGCTCGCCGTGCTTGTATTGAGTGGCGGCAGCACGTGGGAGCAGTCGGTGTTCCCGCGCCTGCTCTACCTCAACCCGATCGACATCTTCCGTCTGATCAATCTCACCACGCTGGGTTCGGGTAGCGGCAACGAGCTGTTCATGGGTATGACCGCCACCCACGTGTATCCGCTCTGGGTCCTTTATCTGGCCCTGCTGCTGTGGGTCGTCACGCCGTTTGCGCTGGCGCAGTTCCTGTTTCGCCGGAAGGAAGTATGA